The Pseudomonas sp. R4-35-07 genome contains a region encoding:
- a CDS encoding asparaginase, whose translation MTQPAQHVMVLYTGGTIGMQASANGLAPASGFEARMSDYLASQPQLTVPTWRFREMAPLIDSANMTPAYWQRLRVAVVEAIDAGCDAVLILHGTDTLAYSAAAMSFQLLGLPAPVLFTGSMLPAGVPDSDAWENLGGALAALGEGLAPGVQLYFHGELLAPTRCAKIRSFGRKPFATLQRQGGVARAESVPGKLDYRQDKAAACIGVLPLVPGITPAQLDGLLGSGIQALVLECFGSGTGPSDNPAFLASLERARDAGIVVVAITQCHEGGVELDVYEAGSRLRSAGVVSGAGMTRETALGKLNALVGAGLAADVIRQLVAVNLCGELD comes from the coding sequence ATGACCCAACCCGCCCAGCACGTCATGGTGCTCTATACCGGCGGCACCATTGGCATGCAGGCCAGTGCCAACGGCCTGGCACCCGCTTCGGGGTTTGAAGCGCGGATGAGCGACTACCTCGCCAGCCAACCGCAACTCACCGTGCCTACGTGGCGCTTTCGCGAAATGGCGCCGCTGATCGACAGCGCCAACATGACCCCGGCTTACTGGCAACGCCTGCGTGTGGCGGTGGTCGAGGCGATCGACGCCGGCTGCGATGCGGTGCTGATCCTGCACGGCACTGACACCCTGGCCTACAGCGCCGCCGCGATGAGCTTCCAGCTGCTGGGTTTGCCGGCACCGGTGCTGTTTACCGGTTCGATGCTGCCGGCCGGTGTGCCGGACAGCGACGCCTGGGAAAACCTGGGCGGCGCCCTTGCAGCACTCGGTGAAGGCCTGGCGCCGGGGGTGCAGCTGTACTTCCATGGTGAGCTGCTGGCGCCGACCCGTTGCGCGAAGATCCGCAGCTTCGGCCGCAAGCCGTTCGCCACCCTGCAACGCCAGGGCGGTGTCGCCCGTGCCGAATCGGTGCCGGGCAAGCTGGATTATCGCCAGGACAAGGCGGCGGCCTGCATCGGCGTGCTGCCGTTGGTGCCGGGCATCACGCCTGCGCAGCTTGATGGTTTGCTCGGCAGTGGCATCCAGGCCCTGGTGCTCGAGTGCTTCGGCAGCGGCACCGGGCCGAGCGACAATCCCGCGTTTCTCGCCAGCCTCGAGCGGGCACGGGACGCCGGCATCGTGGTGGTGGCAATCACCCAATGCCATGAAGGCGGCGTGGAACTGGACGTGTACGAAGCGGGCAGCCGCCTGCGAAGCGCGGGCGTTGTTTCGGGCGCGGGCATGACCCGGGAAACCGCGTTGGGCAAGCTCAACGCGCTGGTCGGCGCCGGTCTGGCGGCGGATGTCATTCGCCAATTGGTGGCCGTCAACCTGTGTGGCGAACTGGACTGA
- a CDS encoding PLP-dependent aminotransferase family protein, translating to MLPIEPPLSFNPAGIELDRRQGLTRQLYQALRQRVLDGRLVSGTRLPASRDLAAALAISRNSVVRAYDQLYAEGFIEARVGDGTYVAQLPHTPARVAKLSTKPSTGLSTGLSPALSTNSRRSADISSQKVIHSSALERLDRHHLPRPPSGPPRAFRVGVPAFDLFPFEVWAKLNAAFWRRPDLQHLCYGDPAGDWRLRGLIAAYLRSSRGLQCGAEQIVITSGAQQAISLCAQLLVEPGDGVAVENPGYRAAGHAFAIAGAHLHGVAVNAEGIDCAALSRLEGCRLAYVTPSHQYPTGVVMGLARRLELLAWAERSDGWIVEDDYDGEYRYSGAPLAPLAALDRSGRVLYVGTFGKVAFPALRLGYLVLPAGLVQAFAQRRAVDVRHSEISTQVVMAEFMAAGHFQRHIRRMRRAASSRRDAVLAGWPQSVAGLGDLPAMTAGLHFMVKVDSIEREQALVARAEAADVEVNALSRYWLPDSTGPTDAQAGLVLGFAAVPPAAIAQALARLRQAWAG from the coding sequence ATGTTGCCGATAGAGCCGCCGCTGTCTTTCAACCCCGCCGGCATTGAGCTGGATCGGCGCCAGGGGCTGACACGTCAGTTGTACCAGGCGTTGCGTCAGCGTGTACTGGACGGGCGCCTGGTCAGCGGCACACGGCTGCCCGCCAGCCGCGATTTGGCTGCTGCCCTGGCGATATCCCGCAACAGCGTAGTGCGCGCCTATGACCAGCTGTATGCCGAGGGGTTTATCGAGGCTCGGGTAGGTGATGGCACTTACGTTGCGCAGTTGCCGCACACCCCGGCCCGCGTCGCAAAATTATCCACAAAACCATCCACAGGCTTATCAACAGGCTTATCCCCAGCGTTATCCACAAATTCTCGCCGTTCAGCCGACATTTCCAGCCAAAAAGTTATCCACAGTTCGGCGCTGGAACGCCTCGACCGGCACCATTTGCCCCGTCCCCCCAGCGGCCCGCCACGCGCGTTTCGGGTGGGCGTGCCGGCGTTCGATCTGTTCCCGTTTGAAGTGTGGGCCAAGCTGAACGCGGCATTCTGGCGCCGACCCGACCTGCAACACCTCTGTTACGGCGACCCGGCCGGCGACTGGCGCCTGCGCGGGTTGATCGCCGCCTACCTGCGCAGCTCGCGGGGTTTGCAGTGTGGCGCTGAGCAAATTGTGATCACCAGTGGCGCGCAGCAGGCCATCAGCCTTTGTGCACAGCTGCTGGTGGAGCCGGGCGATGGCGTCGCTGTTGAAAATCCAGGCTATCGCGCCGCCGGGCATGCCTTCGCGATTGCGGGGGCACACTTGCATGGCGTGGCGGTGAATGCCGAGGGCATCGATTGTGCGGCGCTGTCGAGGCTGGAAGGTTGCCGCCTGGCGTATGTCACGCCGTCCCACCAGTACCCGACCGGGGTGGTGATGGGCCTGGCCCGGCGCCTGGAGCTGCTGGCGTGGGCCGAGCGCAGCGATGGCTGGATCGTCGAGGACGATTACGACGGCGAGTACCGCTACAGCGGCGCACCGTTGGCGCCCTTGGCTGCGTTGGATCGCAGCGGGCGCGTGCTGTACGTGGGCACGTTCGGCAAGGTGGCGTTTCCGGCCCTGCGCCTGGGTTACCTGGTGCTGCCCGCAGGCCTGGTGCAGGCCTTCGCCCAGCGCCGCGCGGTGGATGTGCGGCATTCGGAAATCAGCACCCAGGTGGTGATGGCCGAGTTCATGGCGGCCGGGCATTTCCAGCGGCATATCCGGCGCATGCGCCGCGCGGCGTCGAGTCGCCGTGATGCGGTGCTGGCCGGTTGGCCCCAGAGCGTGGCCGGCCTTGGCGACTTACCGGCGATGACGGCGGGGCTACACTTCATGGTCAAGGTCGACAGCATCGAGCGCGAGCAGGCCTTGGTTGCCAGGGCTGAAGCGGCCGATGTCGAGGTCAATGCCCTGAGCCGCTACTGGTTGCCTGATTCCACCGGCCCGACGGACGCGCAGGCAGGGCTGGTGCTGGGCTTCGCCGCTGTGCCGCCTGCCGCGATCGCCCAGGCCCTGGCGCGTTTACGCCAGGCCTGGGCTGGCTGA
- the oadA gene encoding sodium-extruding oxaloacetate decarboxylase subunit alpha, translating to MSKKIFVTDTILRDAHQSLLATRMRTDDMLPICDKLDKVGYWSLEVWGGATFDACVRFLKEDPWERLRQLRAALPNTRLQMLLRGQNLLGYRHYSDDVVRAFVAKAAVNGIDVFRIFDAMNDVRNLRVAIEAVKAAGKHAQGTIAYTTSPVHTVEAFVAQAKQLESMGCDSIAIKDMAGLLTPYATGELVKALKAEQNLPIFIHSHDTAGLAAMCQLKAIENGADHIDTAISSFAWGTSHPGTESMVAALKGSEFDTGLDLELLQEIGLYFYAVRKKYHQFESEFTAVDTRVQVNQVPGGMISNLANQLKEQGALNRMSEVLAEIPRVREDLGFPPLVTPTSQIVGTQAFFNVLAGERYKTITNEVKLYLQGGYGKAPGTVNEKLRRQAIGSEEVIDVRPADLLKPEMTKLRGEIGALAKSEEDVLTYAMFPDIGRKFLEERDAGTLAPEVLLPIPEAGGVARAGGEGVPTEFVIDVHGESYRVDITGVGVKAEGKRHFYLSIDGMPEEVVFEPLNEFVSSGGSKRKHATEPGHVSTAMPGNIVDVLVKEGDVVKAGQAVLITEAMKMETEVQASIAGKVTAVHVAKGDRVNPGEILIEIEG from the coding sequence ATGTCTAAGAAAATCTTCGTAACCGACACCATCCTGCGCGACGCCCACCAATCGTTGCTGGCGACCCGCATGCGCACTGACGACATGCTGCCGATCTGCGACAAGCTCGACAAAGTCGGCTACTGGTCCCTGGAAGTCTGGGGCGGTGCGACCTTCGACGCCTGCGTGCGCTTCCTCAAAGAAGACCCGTGGGAGCGCCTGCGCCAACTGCGCGCCGCATTGCCCAACACGCGCCTGCAAATGTTGTTGCGCGGCCAGAACCTGCTGGGCTACCGCCACTACAGCGATGACGTGGTCCGCGCGTTCGTTGCCAAAGCCGCCGTTAATGGCATCGATGTGTTCCGCATCTTCGATGCGATGAACGACGTGCGTAACCTGCGCGTGGCCATCGAAGCGGTCAAAGCCGCCGGCAAGCACGCCCAGGGCACCATCGCCTACACCACCAGCCCGGTGCACACCGTCGAGGCGTTCGTGGCCCAGGCCAAGCAGCTCGAATCCATGGGCTGCGACTCCATCGCGATCAAGGACATGGCCGGCCTGCTGACGCCCTACGCCACCGGCGAACTGGTCAAGGCGCTGAAAGCCGAGCAGAACCTGCCGATCTTTATCCACTCCCACGACACTGCGGGCCTGGCTGCGATGTGCCAACTCAAGGCCATCGAAAACGGCGCCGACCACATCGACACCGCCATCTCCAGCTTCGCCTGGGGCACCAGCCACCCGGGCACCGAGTCGATGGTCGCCGCCCTCAAGGGCAGCGAATTCGACACCGGCCTGGACCTGGAACTGCTGCAGGAAATCGGCCTGTACTTCTATGCCGTGCGCAAGAAATACCACCAGTTCGAAAGCGAGTTCACCGCTGTCGACACCCGCGTGCAAGTCAACCAGGTGCCCGGTGGGATGATTTCCAACCTGGCCAACCAGTTGAAAGAGCAGGGCGCGCTGAACCGCATGAGCGAGGTGCTCGCCGAAATCCCCCGCGTGCGTGAAGACCTTGGCTTCCCGCCGCTGGTCACCCCAACCTCGCAGATCGTCGGCACCCAGGCGTTCTTCAACGTGCTGGCCGGCGAGCGCTACAAGACCATCACCAACGAAGTGAAGCTCTACCTGCAAGGCGGCTACGGCAAGGCGCCGGGCACTGTGAACGAAAAGCTGCGCCGTCAGGCCATCGGCAGCGAAGAGGTCATCGACGTACGTCCGGCCGATTTGCTCAAGCCGGAAATGACCAAGCTGCGCGGTGAAATCGGCGCGTTGGCCAAGTCCGAAGAAGACGTGCTGACCTACGCCATGTTCCCGGACATCGGCCGCAAGTTCCTCGAAGAGCGCGACGCCGGCACGCTGGCGCCGGAAGTGCTGCTGCCGATCCCTGAAGCCGGCGGCGTGGCCCGTGCCGGTGGCGAAGGCGTGCCGACCGAGTTTGTCATCGATGTGCACGGTGAAAGCTACCGTGTGGACATCACCGGTGTCGGCGTGAAGGCCGAAGGCAAGCGCCACTTCTACCTGTCCATCGACGGCATGCCCGAAGAAGTGGTGTTCGAACCGCTCAACGAGTTCGTCAGCAGCGGCGGCAGCAAGCGCAAGCATGCCACCGAGCCAGGCCATGTCAGCACCGCGATGCCAGGCAATATCGTCGACGTGCTGGTCAAGGAAGGCGACGTGGTCAAGGCCGGCCAGGCGGTGCTGATCACCGAGGCGATGAAGATGGAAACCGAAGTGCAGGCCTCCATCGCCGGTAAAGTCACCGCCGTGCATGTGGCCAAGGGCGACCGCGTGAACCCTGGCGAAATCCTGATTGAAATCGAAGGCTGA
- a CDS encoding autotransporter domain-containing protein, with product MPLIHKQLALAITLAFAAISTQQAQARGDIEPDSEWLEPAPVNGGKQYFEPALPAPEDFYFANTATSRNGLSVAHVLDSAVETLLASDELHEWEKDHLEQYGQYLSTLEPGRLGAVLEQLAGSQNANLGTATQNSMKQLNDSLLSAIRLLDNNASETGRVWFQGLGNSGRLDAQHGSAGLKQRSQGLLLGADWSIDHAWRLGVVAGKSGSELNATRFKGDLDSWHLGAYAVRQDGPLALRLGALYNSHTGKNKRTVDFDLIDHRQNLTGKYNAQSQNVFAEAGYQLDIGGLHAEPFASAGFQRYQRDRFQEKGGYSALDVGAQTQQNFSSTFGLRLSHDVAIGNQMTLKPHLSTQWKHLYGDVNSRVRQSFSWNKREDFNSEFTIGGTALDRNSLALRTGMDMALSAEHTVGLAYTAEFGSTSRNQGLMGQWAMAF from the coding sequence ATGCCGCTCATACACAAACAACTCGCACTGGCCATCACCCTGGCGTTCGCAGCGATCAGCACTCAACAGGCGCAGGCACGCGGCGACATCGAGCCAGACAGTGAATGGCTTGAGCCGGCTCCGGTGAACGGTGGAAAACAATATTTCGAACCGGCCCTCCCGGCGCCTGAAGACTTCTACTTCGCCAACACGGCTACCAGCCGCAACGGCTTGAGCGTCGCCCATGTGCTGGACTCCGCAGTGGAGACACTGCTGGCGTCGGACGAACTGCACGAATGGGAAAAAGACCATCTTGAGCAATACGGCCAGTACCTCAGCACTTTGGAGCCAGGCAGGCTAGGTGCCGTGCTTGAGCAATTGGCAGGCAGCCAGAACGCCAACTTGGGCACCGCCACCCAAAACAGCATGAAACAATTGAACGACAGCCTGTTGTCGGCAATACGTCTGCTGGACAACAACGCCAGCGAGACGGGACGCGTGTGGTTCCAAGGCTTGGGCAATAGCGGCAGGCTCGATGCCCAACACGGCAGTGCCGGTCTGAAGCAACGCAGCCAAGGCCTGCTGCTGGGTGCTGACTGGTCAATCGATCACGCATGGCGGCTGGGCGTGGTGGCCGGCAAGTCCGGCAGCGAACTGAACGCCACGCGTTTCAAGGGTGATCTGGACAGCTGGCACCTGGGCGCTTACGCCGTGCGTCAAGACGGACCACTGGCGTTGCGCCTGGGCGCGCTTTACAACAGCCATACCGGAAAAAACAAACGTACGGTCGATTTCGACCTCATTGACCATCGCCAGAACCTCACCGGCAAGTACAACGCCCAGAGCCAAAACGTATTCGCAGAGGCGGGCTATCAACTGGATATCGGCGGCTTGCACGCCGAGCCCTTTGCCAGCGCAGGTTTTCAACGTTATCAGCGCGACCGCTTCCAGGAAAAAGGCGGCTATAGCGCTTTGGACGTGGGTGCACAAACCCAGCAAAACTTCAGTAGCACCTTCGGTCTGCGCCTGAGCCACGACGTTGCAATAGGCAACCAGATGACCCTCAAACCGCACCTGAGCACCCAATGGAAACACCTGTATGGCGACGTCAACAGTCGCGTTCGCCAGTCATTTTCCTGGAATAAACGAGAGGACTTCAACAGCGAGTTCACCATCGGCGGCACTGCTCTGGACCGCAACAGCCTGGCGCTGCGTACCGGTATGGACATGGCACTGTCGGCTGAACACACCGTGGGCCTGGCCTACACCGCCGAATTCGGCAGCACGAGTCGCAACCAGGGATTGATGGGGCAGTGGGCGATGGCGTTCTAA
- a CDS encoding FMN-binding negative transcriptional regulator, translating to MYTPNAFALDDLPELHQLIQHTRLAQVVTFGEHGLQASHLPLLLNPDEGPSGTLYGHLAKANRQWQDLQNGSDALVIFAGAEAYISPAFYPAKAEHGKVVPTWNYLAVHAYGKADVFTDAERLLGLVSALTDRHESARDQPWKVSDAPAGYIDSMLKAIVGFALPIDRLIGKRKLSQNRSAADIAGVRDGLATSVDVRDQTLARFMPQGVPE from the coding sequence ATGTATACACCCAACGCCTTCGCCCTTGATGACTTGCCCGAACTGCACCAACTGATCCAGCACACTCGCCTGGCGCAGGTGGTGACCTTTGGGGAGCATGGCTTGCAAGCCAGCCACCTGCCGCTGCTGCTCAACCCCGACGAAGGCCCCAGCGGCACGCTCTACGGGCACCTGGCCAAGGCCAATCGGCAATGGCAGGACTTGCAGAACGGCAGCGACGCCCTGGTGATCTTCGCCGGCGCCGAGGCCTATATCAGCCCGGCGTTCTACCCGGCCAAGGCCGAGCACGGCAAAGTGGTACCGACCTGGAATTACCTGGCGGTGCACGCCTACGGCAAGGCCGATGTGTTCACCGACGCCGAGCGCCTGCTGGGCCTGGTCAGCGCGCTCACCGATCGCCATGAAAGCGCTCGCGACCAGCCCTGGAAAGTCAGCGACGCGCCGGCCGGCTACATTGACAGCATGCTCAAGGCCATCGTCGGCTTCGCGCTGCCCATCGATCGCCTGATCGGCAAACGCAAACTCAGCCAAAACCGCAGCGCGGCTGACATCGCCGGCGTACGCGATGGCCTGGCCACAAGTGTCGATGTACGCGACCAGACCCTCGCCCGCTTTATGCCCCAAGGAGTTCCAGAATGA
- a CDS encoding ABC transporter substrate-binding protein codes for MKLKPLLALGLTMLAAATQAFGGTTLDRIEQKKELVGLLMESYPPFSFLNEQNQLDGFDVDVAKAVAQKLGVKLRLETPSWDVIAAGRWSGRYDICICSMTPSKARAEVFDFPVEYYASPAVIVVNAKDDRIHGAKDLSGKKVGLTSASSYESYLNKNLVIEGAEDTQLQYPFEDVQIAPYDTDNVAFQDLGLGAGVRLDAILTNLVTAQPRLTADKRFKLAGEPLYSEPNSVAIEKGDPQWDSKVREVFAQLKQDGTLSKLSQKWIGADISQ; via the coding sequence TTGAAACTTAAACCGCTATTGGCCCTGGGCCTGACAATGCTCGCTGCCGCCACTCAGGCCTTCGGCGGTACGACCCTGGATCGGATTGAGCAAAAGAAAGAACTGGTCGGCCTGCTGATGGAAAGCTACCCGCCGTTTTCGTTTCTCAACGAGCAGAACCAGCTCGACGGCTTTGACGTCGACGTGGCCAAAGCCGTGGCGCAGAAGCTGGGCGTGAAGCTTCGCCTGGAAACCCCGTCCTGGGACGTGATCGCCGCTGGCCGCTGGAGCGGGCGCTACGACATCTGCATCTGCTCCATGACCCCGAGCAAGGCGCGCGCCGAAGTGTTCGATTTCCCGGTGGAGTACTACGCCTCGCCTGCGGTGATCGTGGTCAATGCCAAAGATGACCGCATCCACGGCGCCAAGGACCTGAGCGGCAAGAAAGTCGGCCTGACCAGCGCATCGAGCTACGAGAGCTATCTGAACAAGAACCTGGTGATCGAAGGCGCCGAAGACACGCAACTGCAGTATCCGTTCGAGGACGTGCAGATCGCGCCGTACGACACCGATAACGTGGCCTTCCAAGACCTCGGCTTGGGCGCTGGCGTGCGCCTGGACGCGATCCTCACCAACCTGGTGACCGCCCAACCACGCTTGACCGCCGACAAGCGCTTCAAGCTGGCCGGCGAGCCGCTCTACTCGGAGCCCAACTCGGTCGCCATCGAAAAAGGCGACCCGCAGTGGGACAGCAAAGTGCGTGAGGTCTTCGCCCAGCTCAAGCAGGACGGCACCTTGAGCAAGCTGTCGCAAAAATGGATCGGCGCCGACATCAGCCAATGA
- a CDS encoding homocysteine S-methyltransferase family protein: protein MGAQPTVILDGGMGRELQRRGAPFRQPEWSALALSEAPQAVEAVHAAYIQSGANVITSNSYAVVPFHIGEARFAAEGQALAALAGELARRAVQASGQAVRVAGSLPPLFGSYRPDLFEPGRVNELLTPLVNGLAPHVDLWLAETQSSIVEARAIQAGLPKDGKPLWLSFTLKDEDTDDVPRLRSGEPVADAAEAAAQLGVEVLLFNCSQPEVIGAAIDAARQSFERLGVAIQLGAYANAFPPQPKEATANDGLDPLRDDLDPPGYLHWAADWQARGASHLGGCCGIGPEHIAVLAKHFTPNS from the coding sequence ATGGGCGCACAACCTACAGTAATTCTCGATGGCGGTATGGGCCGTGAGCTGCAGCGCCGTGGCGCGCCGTTCAGGCAGCCGGAGTGGTCGGCGCTGGCGTTGAGCGAAGCGCCTCAGGCGGTTGAGGCGGTGCACGCGGCGTATATCCAGAGCGGCGCCAACGTGATCACCAGCAACAGCTACGCCGTTGTGCCCTTTCATATTGGTGAGGCGCGGTTCGCCGCCGAAGGTCAGGCGCTGGCGGCCCTCGCTGGTGAACTGGCCCGCCGTGCGGTGCAGGCTTCAGGCCAGGCGGTGCGGGTGGCGGGTTCATTGCCGCCGCTGTTCGGTTCTTATCGGCCGGATTTGTTCGAGCCTGGGCGGGTGAACGAGCTGCTGACGCCTCTGGTCAACGGCCTGGCGCCCCATGTCGACCTGTGGCTGGCGGAAACCCAGAGTTCCATCGTCGAGGCGCGGGCGATCCAGGCCGGGCTGCCGAAAGACGGTAAACCGCTCTGGCTGTCATTTACCTTGAAGGACGAAGACACGGACGACGTGCCACGCCTGCGCTCAGGCGAACCGGTGGCGGACGCCGCCGAAGCGGCAGCGCAGTTGGGCGTGGAGGTGCTGCTGTTCAACTGCAGCCAGCCGGAAGTGATCGGCGCGGCGATTGACGCTGCCCGCCAGAGCTTCGAGCGCCTTGGCGTGGCGATCCAGCTTGGCGCCTATGCCAACGCGTTCCCGCCGCAACCCAAGGAGGCCACGGCCAACGATGGCCTCGACCCGCTGCGCGATGACCTCGACCCACCCGGCTATCTGCACTGGGCGGCCGATTGGCAGGCGCGCGGGGCCAGCCATCTTGGCGGTTGCTGTGGGATCGGGCCGGAGCATATTGCGGTGCTGGCCAAGCACTTTACCCCCAACAGTTAA
- a CDS encoding amino acid ABC transporter permease: MTAFPTPPQPPVTTSRLRRLFGFRTRLYLTWAALFCLFASFFLSFDLKFSIILDKLPNLVGVHLAPNGFLQGAALTLFLCLCSIVASSVLGFVTALGRVSKSALAFGIATFYASFFRGTPLLIQILLIYLGLPQLGLVPGAIVAGIIALSLNYGAYLSEIFRAGILGVPHGQREAALALGMRDSAIFWHVTLPQAMRTIVPPATNQFISMLKDSSLISVMGVWEVMFLAQSYGRSSYRYIEMLTTAAIIYWVMSLGLELIQARMERHYGKGYVRRG, translated from the coding sequence ATGACCGCATTCCCGACCCCGCCCCAACCCCCGGTAACCACGTCGCGGCTGCGGCGGCTGTTCGGCTTTCGCACGCGGCTGTACCTGACCTGGGCCGCGCTGTTTTGCCTGTTTGCCAGTTTCTTCCTGAGCTTTGACCTGAAGTTCTCGATCATCCTCGACAAGCTGCCCAACCTGGTTGGCGTGCACTTGGCGCCCAACGGCTTCCTGCAAGGCGCGGCGCTGACGCTGTTTCTGTGCCTGTGTTCGATCGTGGCGTCGTCGGTGCTGGGTTTCGTCACTGCGCTGGGACGCGTGTCGAAAAGCGCCCTGGCCTTCGGCATTGCCACGTTCTATGCCTCGTTTTTTCGCGGTACGCCGCTGCTGATCCAGATCCTGCTGATCTACCTCGGCCTGCCGCAACTGGGCCTGGTTCCGGGCGCGATCGTCGCCGGGATCATCGCGCTGTCGCTGAACTACGGCGCCTACCTGAGCGAAATCTTCCGCGCCGGCATCCTCGGCGTGCCCCACGGCCAACGGGAAGCGGCACTGGCCCTGGGCATGCGCGACAGCGCGATCTTCTGGCACGTTACGCTGCCCCAGGCCATGCGCACCATCGTCCCGCCGGCCACCAACCAGTTCATCTCGATGCTCAAGGATTCGTCGCTGATCTCAGTGATGGGCGTGTGGGAAGTGATGTTCCTCGCACAATCCTATGGGCGCTCAAGCTATCGCTATATCGAGATGCTCACCACGGCGGCGATCATCTACTGGGTGATGTCCCTGGGGCTGGAGCTGATCCAGGCGCGCATGGAGCGGCACTATGGCAAAGGGTACGTAAGGCGAGGATGA
- a CDS encoding GNAT family N-acetyltransferase, producing MSPLEIRQVSAADHTAWLPLWQAYLTFYNTQLPDAVSQSTWQRLVDADEPTHSALAWQDGKAVGMVNFIYHRSNWSIENSCYLQDLLVDSAQRGTGVGRKLIEFVYATAKADGCGKVHWLTHETNATAIQLYERIAERPGLIQFRKAL from the coding sequence ATGAGCCCGCTCGAGATTCGCCAGGTCAGCGCCGCCGACCACACCGCCTGGTTGCCGCTGTGGCAGGCGTATTTGACGTTCTACAACACGCAATTGCCGGACGCAGTCAGCCAAAGTACCTGGCAACGCCTGGTCGACGCCGACGAGCCGACCCATTCGGCGCTGGCCTGGCAGGACGGCAAGGCGGTGGGCATGGTCAACTTCATCTACCATCGCTCCAACTGGAGCATCGAGAACTCCTGCTACCTGCAGGACCTGCTCGTGGACTCGGCCCAACGCGGCACCGGCGTCGGTCGCAAACTGATCGAGTTCGTCTATGCCACGGCCAAGGCAGATGGCTGCGGCAAAGTGCATTGGCTGACCCACGAGACCAACGCCACGGCGATCCAGCTCTATGAGCGCATCGCTGAACGCCCAGGTTTAATTCAATTTCGCAAAGCCCTTTAA
- a CDS encoding GNAT family N-acetyltransferase: MPTSLADWKGVPAPTAQLLEGRFVRLVKLDPARHADQLWQALEGPGADPKLWDYLPYGPFAERAAFDVWLNNHAASTDPYFFSVVDRANDEVQGILSLMSIVPAQGRIEIGHVTFGAPMQRSPKSTEAVYLLAKYAFEQGYRRLEWKCNNGNARSRYAAERLGFSFEGVFRQHMVVKGQNRDTAWFSILDSEWPAIDAGFEQWLSEANQSSAGQLKTLAECRN; encoded by the coding sequence ATGCCCACCTCCCTCGCTGACTGGAAAGGCGTTCCGGCGCCCACGGCTCAACTGCTCGAAGGACGTTTTGTCCGCCTGGTCAAACTCGACCCCGCGCGCCACGCCGATCAACTGTGGCAAGCCCTCGAAGGCCCCGGCGCCGACCCCAAGTTGTGGGACTATCTGCCTTACGGCCCGTTTGCCGAGCGCGCCGCGTTCGATGTGTGGTTGAACAACCACGCGGCCAGCACCGACCCGTATTTCTTCAGTGTGGTCGACCGCGCCAACGATGAGGTGCAGGGCATCCTGAGTTTGATGTCTATCGTCCCGGCCCAGGGCCGTATCGAAATCGGCCATGTCACCTTCGGCGCCCCGATGCAGCGCTCGCCGAAAAGCACCGAGGCGGTGTATCTGCTGGCCAAGTATGCGTTCGAGCAGGGCTACCGTCGCCTGGAATGGAAATGCAACAACGGCAACGCCCGCTCCCGATACGCAGCCGAGCGCCTGGGTTTCAGTTTCGAAGGGGTATTCCGCCAGCACATGGTGGTCAAGGGCCAGAACCGCGATACGGCATGGTTTTCTATACTGGATTCGGAATGGCCGGCGATTGACGCGGGGTTCGAACAGTGGCTGTCGGAGGCTAACCAGTCCAGCGCCGGGCAACTGAAAACACTGGCCGAGTGCAGAAATTGA